From the genome of Flavipsychrobacter sp., one region includes:
- a CDS encoding methylated-DNA--[protein]-cysteine S-methyltransferase — protein MKDQASIDYNRIAKAIDYIKTHFKEQPTLDEVANAVHLSPFHLQRMFTEWAGVSPKKFLQYISVEHAKRTLSAQQPTLFDVATEVGLSSTSRLHDLFVTIEGMTPGEYKNGGKDLLIQYEFVDSPFGKLLVACTSKGICYMGFADDDNTEDLTRRFPNARYVAQKDIAKSVAGIFNDNWTGVKLHLKGTGFQLKVWETLLKIPMGQLATYGSIAEGIQSPKASRAVGTAIGSNPVGFLIPCHRVIRASGVIGDYMWGSTRKMAIIGWEAARVNKEQE, from the coding sequence ATGAAAGATCAGGCCTCAATAGATTATAATAGAATAGCTAAGGCGATAGACTATATAAAAACTCATTTTAAGGAGCAGCCCACTTTAGATGAAGTGGCTAATGCTGTTCATTTGAGTCCGTTTCATTTGCAGCGTATGTTTACAGAATGGGCGGGTGTAAGTCCTAAAAAATTCCTTCAGTATATATCTGTTGAACATGCAAAAAGAACTTTGTCTGCACAACAACCTACTTTGTTCGACGTAGCCACGGAAGTTGGATTGTCGAGTACTAGCCGACTACACGATCTGTTTGTAACCATAGAAGGGATGACACCAGGAGAATATAAAAATGGAGGGAAGGATCTATTGATACAATATGAGTTTGTTGATAGTCCATTTGGGAAATTGCTGGTGGCTTGTACCTCAAAGGGTATATGCTATATGGGGTTTGCTGATGATGATAACACAGAAGACTTAACTAGAAGATTCCCCAATGCAAGGTATGTAGCACAAAAGGATATTGCGAAGAGTGTTGCAGGGATATTCAATGACAACTGGACAGGTGTGAAGCTACATCTTAAGGGAACCGGCTTCCAGCTAAAGGTTTGGGAGACACTGTTGAAGATACCAATGGGACAACTGGCCACTTATGGTAGTATAGCAGAGGGGATACAGTCTCCTAAAGCATCAAGAGCAGTTGGTACGGCTATTGGTAGCAACCCTGTAGGGTTCCTTATCCCTTGCCATAGAGTTATAAGGGCAAGTGGTGTTATTGGCGACTATATGTGGGGTAGTACCAGAAAAATGGCAATAATTGGTTGGGAAGCTGCAAGAGTAAATAAAGAGCAAGAGTGA